One Brassica oleracea var. oleracea cultivar TO1000 chromosome C7, BOL, whole genome shotgun sequence genomic window carries:
- the LOC106304483 gene encoding germin-like protein subfamily 3 member 4 produces MMKLFFLILFCAIFLTVSSDSDNMQDTCPTAQGEQSIFFINGYPCKNPTEINAQDFKSTKLTVAGDTDNYLQSNVTMLTASEFPGLNTLGLSVSRTDLERDGSVPLHSHPRSSELLFVVSGVVFAGFVDTNDKIFQTVLRKGDVFVFPKGLLHFCLSGGFERATALSFYNSQSPGVVNIGGVFGIDQERIVNITRSLVTDRDEL; encoded by the coding sequence ATGATGAAACTCTTCTTCTTGATCTTGTTTTGTGCAATCTTCTTAACTGTCTCTTCAGATTCAGACAATATGCAAGACACTTGTCCGACGGCTCAAGGAGAACAGAGCATCTTCTTTATCAACGGCTATCCTTGCAAGAACCCGACCGAGATCAACGCTCAGGATTTCAAGTCCACCAAACTTACTGTAGCCGGAGACACAGACAATTATCTCCAGTCCAACGTCACAATGCTCACAGCATCAGAGTTTCCAGGCCTCAACACTCTTGGTCTCTCTGTCTCACGCACTGACCTCGAAAGGGACGGATCCGTGCCGCTCCATTCGCATCCAAGGTCATCCGAGTTGCTCTTCGTGGTCAGTGGAGTCGTGTTCGCTGGATTTGTCGATACCAACGACAAGATTTTTCAGACGGTTCTGCGGAAAGGCGATGTCTTCGTCTTTCCTAAAGGTTTGCTTCATTTCTGCTTGAGCGGTGGCTTCGAACGAGCCACCGCTCTCTCCTTTTACAATAGTCAGAGTCCCGGAGTCGTGAATATTGGAGGCGTGTTTGGGATCGATCAAGAACGTATAGTGAACATCACGAGGTCGTTAGTTACGGACCGTGATGAGCTTTAA